The nucleotide window CCGGCGCCATTTTCACGGGCAAGACCAATATGGACGAGTTCGCCATGGGATCGTCCAATGAAACATCCTATTTCGGCGTTACGGCCAATCCTTGGGATTTAACCCGTATTCCGGGTGGTTCAAGCGGTGGGTCCGCTGCCGCCGTGGCGGCCGACGAATGCCTGGCGGCGCTGGGCTCCGATACGGGGGGCTCCATCAGGCAGCCGGCGGCGCTCTGCGGTGTAGTAGGCATGAAGCCGACTTATGGCCGGGTGTCCCGTTTCGGCCTGATTGCGTTTGCCTCCTCGCTGGATCAGATCGGCCCTTTTACGAAGGACGTGGAGGACTGCGCCATTATGCTGAATATTATCGCCGGCCATGATCCCCGCGAATCAACCTCTGCACCACTGGATGTGCCGGACTATCGGCAGTTCCTTCCCCGGGGCGTGGAGGGCTGGACGGTAGGCATTCCCCGGGAGTATTTTCTGGCCGGAATAGACCCGGAGGTGGAAGCGGCGGTCAAAAAGACCATTGCCGTCGTCGAGGGTCTCGGCGCGCGCTGCGTCCCCATTTCCCTGCCCCACACGGAATATTGCCTGGCCGTTTATTATATTGTGGCCCCGGCAGAGGCCAGTTCCAATCTGGCCCGCTATGATGGGGTAAAATACGGTTTCCGCTCCCGGGACGGCCGCGACCTCCTGGAAATGTATAAAAAGACCCGTTCCGCTGGTTTCGGCGCGGAGGTGAAACGCCGGATCATGCTGGGCACTTATGTCCTCTCTTCGGGATATTATGACGCCTATTATAAAAAAGCATCCCAGGTGCGCGGACTTATCACGCGTGATTTTGAGCAGGCCTTTCAGACCTGCGATGTCATCCTGACCCCCACGTCACCCACCCCGGCCTTCCGGCTGGGTGAAAAAACCGACGACCCGATGCAGATGTACCTCTCTGATATTTTCACAATTTCTGCCAATTTAGCCGGCATACCGGGCCTGTCCGTCCCCTGCGGTTTCACGACGGGCGGTCTGCCGGTCGGCGTCCAGTTCCTGGCCGGCCACTTTGCCGAGGGGAAACTGCTCCAAATTGCCGCCGCTTATGAAAAGAACGCCAATATTGAAAAAAGGAGACCCAGTCTGTAATGGAATTTGAACCGGTTATCGGGCTGGAAGTGCATGCCCAACTGCGGACGGAAACAAAGATATTTTGCAGTTGCTCCGCTAAATTCGGTGCGACCCCGAATCACCATACCTGTCCCGTATGTCTGGGGATGCCCGGGGTGCTGCCCGTCTTAAACAGAAAAGTCGTTGAGTATGCCTTGAAGATGTCCCTGGCCACGCACTGCCGGATCAACGCAGAGTGCAATTTTGCACGGAAAAATTATTTTTACCCCGATCTGCCCAAGGGCTACCAGATATCGCAATACAACCATCCGCTGGCGGAGCACGGCTGGGTGGACATCGAGCTCGCGACGGGCCGGAAAAAGATCGGCATCACGCGGATCCACATGGAAGAGGACGCGGGCAAGCTCATGCATGACGAATACAGCCCCGTAAGTCTGGTGGACTTGAATCGCACGGGCGTACCGCTCATGGAGATCGTCAGCGAGCCCGATTTGAGGAACCCGGAGGAGGCCGCCGCCTATCTGAAGCGGCTCCATGAAATTCTGGTTTACCTCGAAGTCTGCGACGGCAATATGGAAGAAGGCAGTTTCCGCTGCGATGCCAATGTTTCTCTGCGGCCCGTGGGGCAGGAGGCCTTCGGTATCAGGGCGGAATTAAAAAATATGAATTCCTTCCGGAACGTGCAGCGCGCCTTGGAGTATGAAATCAAGCGCCAGGGCTACCTGCTGGAAAGCGGCAGCCCGGTGGTGCAGGAAACCAGGCTCTGGGATGATGCCCAAGGGGTAACGCACTCCATGCGGGGCAAGGAAGACGCCCATGATTACCGGTATTTTCCGGACCCCGATCTGGTGCCGCTCGTGGTTGACACGGGATGGATCGCCGCTATCGCCAGTGGTCTGCCCGAGCTGCCGCTGGAAAAAAGGGAACGTTTCATCAGTGACTATCAATTGTCTCCTTACGATGCGGGTGTCCTTACCGCGAGCCGGGAACTGGCCGACTATTTTGAAGAAACGGCCCGGCTGTCCGGTCAAACCAAGCCGGCTGCCAACTGGGTTATGGGCGACCTGCTCCGCTTCCTGAACGAAGACAAACGGGATATCAAAGACTCCCCCGTAACTCCTGTCGCCCTGGCGGATATGATCAAACTTATCGAGGCCGGGACCATCAGCGGTAAAATGGCCAAAGAAATCATCGCCGAAATGTACAAAAGCGGCCGGCCTCCCGAGGCCATCATTGCCGAAAAGGGCCTGGTTCAGATTACCGATGAAGCCATGATCACGGGCCTCATCGCCGATATCATGGCCGCCAATCCCGGCCAACTGGCCGAGTATCGCGGCGGCAAAGACAAGCTCTTCGGCTTTTTCGTCGGTCAGGCGATGAAGGCCACCCAGGGTAAGGCAAACCCGCAGATGATCAATGAATTACTCAAAAAAATGTTAGCGCCATGATCAGAACTATTTATTGGGAGAATGACGCCGTCGTCATGATTGATCAGAAGCTCTTGCCTCAGGAGGAGAAGTATATAACCTGCCGTGATTACAACGAGGTCATCGCCGCGATCAACGATCTGACGGTGCGGGGCGCGCCGGCCATCGGGGTGGCGGCGGCGCTCGGCATTGCCCTGGGCGCCCTGAACCTGAACTGCCGCGGGCGAGAAGATTTCCAGGAGTCCTTTACGCAAATTTGCACACAATTCTCTCAAACCCGTCCTACGGCGCGCAATCTCTTCTGGGCAATAGAAAGGATGAAGAAGCGCCAGGCGGAAAGCACCGGCTCGGTAGCGGACATCAAGGCGGCCCTGGTAGCCGAGGCTTGCCTTATTACCCGGGAGGACATCGCCATCAATCGCCGGATCGGCAGGAATGGCCAGGGACTCCTCCGGGATGGCGATCGGGTGCTGACCCACTGCAACGCTGGCGCTCTGGCCACGGCCGGTTACGGGACGGCGCTGGGAGTGATCCGGGCCGCGCGTGAGGAGGGGAAAAACCTGCATGTCTTCGTGGACGAGACAAGGCCGGTTCTGCAGGGCGCCCGGCTGACAGCCTGGGAAATGCAGCAGGAAAACATCCCGGCCACCCTCATCACCGATAATATGGCCGGTTTTCTCATGCAGCAGCGCAAGGTAGATTTGGTCATCGTGGGGGCGGACCGGATAGCCGCAAACGGCGATGTGGCCAATAAAATCGGCACCTACAGCGTGGCCGTGCTGGCCAAAGAAAACGGCGTGCCATTTTATGTGGCGGCCCCCCTGTCCACCCTGGACATATCCTTGCCCAATGGCGATGTCATCCCCATAGAGGAGCGCAATGACGAAGAAGTGCTGTCGTTTCGCGGGGCAAGGACAGCTCCGGCGGGCATGGCGGTCTATAATCCGGCCTTCGACATCACACCGCATCGCTATGTGACGGCCATCGTGACCGAGGCGGGGATTGTCCGGGCTCCCTACGCGGAAAACATTCAAAAACTCTTTTAGTGAGGGGTAATTGCAGAAGTCTTATAAAAAAACACCGCATGTCATTCCGGCGGAAGCCGGAATCCAGAATTTTCAACGCTTTACAAAAACGCTGGACACCGGTTTTCACCGGTGTGACGGCTTTTGCAATTGCCTCGTTTATCGGGGGGCGGCTCAAGATGTCTGAAGCAATCAAAAAAGTAATTATCTATACGGACGGCGCCTGTCAAGGCAATCCTGGCCCGGGCGGTTACGGTGTGGTGCTGCTTTACAACAAGCACCGCAAGGAGCTCGCGGGTGGCTTTCAATTGACGACCAACAACCGCATGGAGATCATGGCCGCCATTGTTGGCTTGGACGCCCTGAAGGACAGGTGCCTGGTGACTATTTATACGGACTCCCAATACCTGACGAATGCCATGACGAAGGGCTGGGTGGAAAAATGGCGGGCCAAAGGGTGGATGCGTAACAAACAGGATAAGGCCCTCAACCCGGACCTCTGGGAACAGCTCCTCGGCCAGTGCCGTCGCCATCAGGTGGAATTCATCTGGGTGCGGGGTCATGCGGCCAACATGGAAAATGAACGTTGCGACCTGCTGGCCCGGGAAGCGGCCTGCGGCCAGCACCTGCGCCCCGATACGGGCTATCGGCCTTAAGGAACGTACTGTAATAATATGTTTTTACCGACTATCGCGGCAGAAATGAAATCCCTGGGCTGGAAACAGCCGGATGTCATTTTGGTTACCGGAGATACCTACATTGACAGCCCCCAGATCGGCGCCGCCGTCATCGGTAAGTATCTGGCAAAGCACGGTTTTAAAACGGCTATCATTGCCCAGCCCGCAACGGAGGACGGCCGGGACATCAAGCGACTCGGGGAACCAGCCCTGTTCTGGGGCGTCACGGCCGGGGCGATAGATTCCCTGGTGGCCAATTACACCCGCCTGAATAAATTCCGTCATCAGGACGATTATACTCCGGGCGGCGTCAACGTCCGGCCGAACCGGGCTACTATCGTTTACACGAACCTGATCCGGCAGCATTTTAAGCCTGCCAAACCCATCATACTGGGCGGGATAGAGGCGAGCTTGCGCCGCATCGCCCATTATGATTACTGGGACGATGCCATCCGCCGCTCTCTCCTTTTTGATGCCAAGGCCGACATCCTGGCCTACGGCATGGCGGAAAAAACCGTGCTCGAACTGGCCCAAGCCTTCCGGGCCGGCGCCGACTGGAGACAAATTCCAGGGATTTGCTATATTGCCCCAACTTCTGCCGGGGGAAACATCCTGCTGCCCCCCTTTGCCGAAGTCGCCGCCGACAAATCTTCCTTCCGCCGCATGTCCGTGTTATTCGATCAGCACGCCGACTATCCCTCCCCGGGATTCACTCAGCAGCATGGCGATCGCTTTCTCGTCCACAATCCACCCCCGTCTCCCTTGACGACAGCGGAACTGGACGAGATCTCGGATCTGGAATTCGCCGGGGATGCGCACCCTTATTATAAAACCGGCGAGATCAGGGCGCTCGCCACGATCAAACAATCCATCACGACGCATCGCGGCTGTATAGGGCAGTGCAACTTTTGCGCGATCGCCGTGCATCAGGGGCGTCAGATTGTTTCCCGCAGCCCGCAGTCCATTATGGCGGAGGCGGCGCGGATCAGCCAGAGACCGGGATTCAATGGCATTATCTATGATGTGGGCGGCCCGACGGCCAACATGTACGGCCTCTCCTGCCGGAAAGGGTGGGCCTGCCCAGACAAGCATTGCCTCATGCCGAGAATTTGCCCCCAGTTGAGGTTCGGGCATCAGGCGCAGATAGCAATTCTCCGGCTGCTGCTGGGTCTGCCGGGCATCAAAAAGGTCTTTGTGGCCTCCGGCATCCGGCCCGATCTGGTCACGGCCGATGAGGAAAACGGGAGACGTTATATCGCGCAGATAGCCAGGCATCACGTCTCCGGACAGATAAAACTGGCGCCGGAGCATTCCGAACCGGCTGTCCTGAAGCTGATGAACAAACCACCCCCGGAATCCCTGCTGCGCTTCAAAGACGCCTTCGACAGCATCTGCGCCACCGCGGGCCAGGATTATTACATGACCTATTACCTGATGGCGGCTCATCCGGGCTGCACAATGGATCACATGCAGCGCCTCAAATCGTTCCTGTCGGCGGGATTAAAAACCACCCCCGAACAGGTGCAGATATTCACCCCCACCCCCGCCACCATTTCCACCGCCATGTATTACTGCGAGACAGACATGGCCGGGAAGAAACTATTCTGCGAGAAAAACCTGCCGGCCATGCAGAAACAAAAAGACCTGATTCGGTGGCGCCATCTTTGATACGGTCAATGTCGTATGGGCCACCTTTTTTGTTGTCGTATCCTACTGCTCCACAAGTTCCACACGTCGGTTCTTAGCCTTTCCTTCTTCTGTTTTATTTGAGGTTATGGGGCACAGCGAACTAACACCGTATGCCTTAAGCCTTGATGAGGCTATTCCATATTTCGATCCGAGCGAATTGGCTACGGCGACTGCGCGATCACTTGAGAGCTTCATGTTGGCGGCGAATGATCCTGTGTTATCAGTATGACCGACGACATGAAGCGTAAGCGCGTTGTTGTTTCTTAGAAGTTTGGCAATTTCGGCAATCGCAGCGTCTGATTCTGGCTTTATCTCTGCTTTGCCTGTGTCGAAGTGTATGCCGTATACAGAGACATGACCCGTCCTCTTGATATCGTTGCCCATCGCCTCGGCATTTGCCTCGACCACCTGTTCCATAACTGCTCTTTCAACAATGGTAAGTCTGTACAAGGTTGGCCAAGCTGATACCGCCACCCATGTTTCTTTTCCCTCATTCTCCAACTTGATAGTTGCACTCCAGGGGCGTTCGCCTTCAAACAGGACCTTCCCCCCAATCTTGGTGAGAGCGTTTTCAATGTTCCTGACTACCTTGAGATCTCCGGGTTCCTTCGCGCCCTGATTGAGGTCATATTGGAAGTAGTACTTGTGGCCTTCCACGGCGATCCTGGAGATCTTCTTGCCGTCTTGGACGAGGAATTCGTGCCTGTCGAAATCCTTGTCACTGTAGGATCCGATGCGGAAATCCGGCATCCGCGTCAGCAGCGGGTGATCTGTGCTCCCTTTTACGTCTTGTGCCGCCACGGAAATTTGCGCGCCGGCTAACACAAACCACATGCAAAGAGTTGCAGTAAGAATCTTGCTCATTTTGAGGCCTCCTTAATTAGTCTTTTATATGAATATTGTCCGATGCTTGAAATAGCAAGTTCGGGTTTTTAGCCGTATATGTTCTTTGCATCGAGCGATCTTCATTCTTACAGGAAATGGCACCTCCGCTTTAAAAAAGGAGCCATTCCATTTGTTAACCCTTTGACGATCCCTAATGGGATTTCTACATGCATAGTAATTCTTTGAAAAGTCAAGAAACAGATTTCATTGATAACCATTAGCAGGGATGAATATCTGGTAATATTGCTGGAAGCTCTCTTTCAGGAAGTTTACTACCCTCTCTTGAACCAGTGCCGGCGATTGTGTTCTTTGAACGCCGCCTCCAGGGTGTCCAGCTTCTTGGGCAGCAGAATGCCTCGTTCGATGAAGTAGTTGCCAATGCGGGGCTGGCGGATTTTCTGGCGGCCCAGTAGTACCAGAACTTGATAAGGGCTCAAACATCCCGTGCGCAGCGCGAACTCGCCAAAGAGCTCCCCGCGCTTCCGCTGCCGCAGGATGTTTTGAATATCAAGCGGGCTTAGCCAGCTCAGTTGGCAGGCAATATCGCCGAGGCGCGGCCGCTGAATCCTCTGCCAGACGATGGCGTCCCACATCTGCCGCAGGGAAATAACTCTGGAATAATAAAGAAACTGGCCGATGAAGATTCTGCGGGAGGGTATCTCCCCCTGGTAGAAATGCTGGCGTTGGGGAGGCGGAGGTTTGGTTATGGGGCGATCAAAACGATATAAAGACCCCGGCGGCATTGTCAGAATGTAGCGATCCGGTTCCTGGATGTACGAAAAGACCTGTTCGTAGGCGCGATTGACCTCTTTGAAGCGCTCCGCCAGAATCGCTTCCGGCACGCCGGTATGATACGCCCGATCCGGGTGCGTGACCATGACCAGCTTGCGATACGCCGTCTTCACCCCGGCCGGTCGCAGGTAGTCGAGAAATTGCGGCGTAATTTTCGCTTCCGGGCCAAAAAGAATCCGGCACGACTGGAGGAGCTGCTTTTCCGGAAGGACGATCCGGGTATTTCTGCCGTCTGTATTCGTGTCCGGTCTCCCTTTACCTATCTGGTCATGGCAAACCACTGTGCCTCTTTAATAGGCCAGGGACATAACATTTTCTATCTATTTGGTCAAAGCCTCCCCGCCCCTTTTTTAAATATTGTTGACCATCAGGAGGTCTTAACCTATACTGGCCGTAAACAAGGGCTTGTAAATCCAAGAGAATTGATATTATAGGACATCGGGCTCTGCTCGTGCCGTCATGAAAAGCTGCACCTCGGCCCTCAGGAATGTGCAACCCCTCTCGAAACCTGTTCCAATTTCGGGTTTGCCGCCGATTACATGACCCGGCATAAACTGACCAAAGAGGTAACCCTTGTCACTCGACGTCATGGCAATCGTGTTATTTGCCGCCGCACTTCATGCCGGTTGGAATGCGCTTGTTCGCGCGTCTGCTGAGAAATTTCAGGATACCGTCTTGATTGTTCTCGGTGCGGGCGTCTGGACAGCGTTCTTATTGCCGTTAGCTCCCCTTCCCGCCGTCGCAAGCTGGCCGTATTTGGCGGCGTCGGTATTGATACATATCGCCTATTTTTCCCTCGTCGCGTTTTCGTACCGAAGCGGCGAACTGAGTTTCGTGTATCCGCTGATGAGAGGCTCCGCGCCGGCGCTGTCCGCAGTTGCCGCCGCGCTTTTGATCAATGAATCGCCTTCGCCGGGCGGATGGGCAGGCATTCTCCTCATTTCTTGCGGCGTACTTGTTCTGGCTGGCGACTCGTTACGTTCCGGGACATTTAGGGCCGCGCCCGCCCTGTTCGCACTGACCAACGCCGGCGTCATTGTTGTTTACACTCTCGTAGATGGTCAAGGGGCGCGACTTTCCGGGCATGCATTCAGTTACACGGGCTGGATGTTCCTGTTGACCGCCCCACTGTTGTTAACCATTTCAGCAGCAGGCCGGGGCCGGGAGGTATTTCAGCGTATCCAGTCCGGTTGGGGCAGGGGCTTGCTCGGGGGCGCCTGCACCCTGGCCTCGTACGGGCTGGCACTTTGGGCAATGACGCACGCGCCTATCGCCCTGGTCGCGGCGCTCCGCGAAACGTCGGTGGTTTTTGCCGCGATCATTGCGGCCTATTGCCTGAAAGAGCCGATTACCTTGCTCAGGTACGCATCAATATTCACAGTGACTGCGGGCGCCATCGTAATGAAGGTGTTCTAAGTGCATCATTCTGCGTCGCTGACTGCGTTCAACGGGCTGTCGCCTTTGCTGTTACGAGGTGGGGGATGGCGTAGGGTCCCTCCCGGATGAAG belongs to Deltaproteobacteria bacterium and includes:
- the gatA gene encoding Asp-tRNA(Asn)/Glu-tRNA(Gln) amidotransferase subunit GatA, giving the protein MELYELTIHELQGRIRAGTATAADIVSAVYRRIDAVEGRVHAYITLTRELAGEQAAQADAAIKRGEIKELTGIPIALKDILCTRGIKTTCGSRMLSDFVPPYDATVVARLRQAGAIFTGKTNMDEFAMGSSNETSYFGVTANPWDLTRIPGGSSGGSAAAVAADECLAALGSDTGGSIRQPAALCGVVGMKPTYGRVSRFGLIAFASSLDQIGPFTKDVEDCAIMLNIIAGHDPRESTSAPLDVPDYRQFLPRGVEGWTVGIPREYFLAGIDPEVEAAVKKTIAVVEGLGARCVPISLPHTEYCLAVYYIVAPAEASSNLARYDGVKYGFRSRDGRDLLEMYKKTRSAGFGAEVKRRIMLGTYVLSSGYYDAYYKKASQVRGLITRDFEQAFQTCDVILTPTSPTPAFRLGEKTDDPMQMYLSDIFTISANLAGIPGLSVPCGFTTGGLPVGVQFLAGHFAEGKLLQIAAAYEKNANIEKRRPSL
- a CDS encoding OmpA family protein, which gives rise to MSKILTATLCMWFVLAGAQISVAAQDVKGSTDHPLLTRMPDFRIGSYSDKDFDRHEFLVQDGKKISRIAVEGHKYYFQYDLNQGAKEPGDLKVVRNIENALTKIGGKVLFEGERPWSATIKLENEGKETWVAVSAWPTLYRLTIVERAVMEQVVEANAEAMGNDIKRTGHVSVYGIHFDTGKAEIKPESDAAIAEIAKLLRNNNALTLHVVGHTDNTGSFAANMKLSSDRAVAVANSLGSKYGIASSRLKAYGVSSLCPITSNKTEEGKAKNRRVELVEQ
- a CDS encoding EamA family transporter — its product is MAIVLFAAALHAGWNALVRASAEKFQDTVLIVLGAGVWTAFLLPLAPLPAVASWPYLAASVLIHIAYFSLVAFSYRSGELSFVYPLMRGSAPALSAVAAALLINESPSPGGWAGILLISCGVLVLAGDSLRSGTFRAAPALFALTNAGVIVVYTLVDGQGARLSGHAFSYTGWMFLLTAPLLLTISAAGRGREVFQRIQSGWGRGLLGGACTLASYGLALWAMTHAPIALVAALRETSVVFAAIIAAYCLKEPITLLRYASIFTVTAGAIVMKVF
- the mtnA gene encoding S-methyl-5-thioribose-1-phosphate isomerase; translation: MIRTIYWENDAVVMIDQKLLPQEEKYITCRDYNEVIAAINDLTVRGAPAIGVAAALGIALGALNLNCRGREDFQESFTQICTQFSQTRPTARNLFWAIERMKKRQAESTGSVADIKAALVAEACLITREDIAINRRIGRNGQGLLRDGDRVLTHCNAGALATAGYGTALGVIRAAREEGKNLHVFVDETRPVLQGARLTAWEMQQENIPATLITDNMAGFLMQQRKVDLVIVGADRIAANGDVANKIGTYSVAVLAKENGVPFYVAAPLSTLDISLPNGDVIPIEERNDEEVLSFRGARTAPAGMAVYNPAFDITPHRYVTAIVTEAGIVRAPYAENIQKLF
- a CDS encoding DnaJ domain-containing protein, whose product is MVCHDQIGKGRPDTNTDGRNTRIVLPEKQLLQSCRILFGPEAKITPQFLDYLRPAGVKTAYRKLVMVTHPDRAYHTGVPEAILAERFKEVNRAYEQVFSYIQEPDRYILTMPPGSLYRFDRPITKPPPPQRQHFYQGEIPSRRIFIGQFLYYSRVISLRQMWDAIVWQRIQRPRLGDIACQLSWLSPLDIQNILRQRKRGELFGEFALRTGCLSPYQVLVLLGRQKIRQPRIGNYFIERGILLPKKLDTLEAAFKEHNRRHWFKRG
- the gatB gene encoding Asp-tRNA(Asn)/Glu-tRNA(Gln) amidotransferase subunit GatB, with the protein product MEFEPVIGLEVHAQLRTETKIFCSCSAKFGATPNHHTCPVCLGMPGVLPVLNRKVVEYALKMSLATHCRINAECNFARKNYFYPDLPKGYQISQYNHPLAEHGWVDIELATGRKKIGITRIHMEEDAGKLMHDEYSPVSLVDLNRTGVPLMEIVSEPDLRNPEEAAAYLKRLHEILVYLEVCDGNMEEGSFRCDANVSLRPVGQEAFGIRAELKNMNSFRNVQRALEYEIKRQGYLLESGSPVVQETRLWDDAQGVTHSMRGKEDAHDYRYFPDPDLVPLVVDTGWIAAIASGLPELPLEKRERFISDYQLSPYDAGVLTASRELADYFEETARLSGQTKPAANWVMGDLLRFLNEDKRDIKDSPVTPVALADMIKLIEAGTISGKMAKEIIAEMYKSGRPPEAIIAEKGLVQITDEAMITGLIADIMAANPGQLAEYRGGKDKLFGFFVGQAMKATQGKANPQMINELLKKMLAP
- the rnhA gene encoding ribonuclease HI, with amino-acid sequence MSEAIKKVIIYTDGACQGNPGPGGYGVVLLYNKHRKELAGGFQLTTNNRMEIMAAIVGLDALKDRCLVTIYTDSQYLTNAMTKGWVEKWRAKGWMRNKQDKALNPDLWEQLLGQCRRHQVEFIWVRGHAANMENERCDLLAREAACGQHLRPDTGYRP
- a CDS encoding YgiQ family radical SAM protein, whose protein sequence is MFLPTIAAEMKSLGWKQPDVILVTGDTYIDSPQIGAAVIGKYLAKHGFKTAIIAQPATEDGRDIKRLGEPALFWGVTAGAIDSLVANYTRLNKFRHQDDYTPGGVNVRPNRATIVYTNLIRQHFKPAKPIILGGIEASLRRIAHYDYWDDAIRRSLLFDAKADILAYGMAEKTVLELAQAFRAGADWRQIPGICYIAPTSAGGNILLPPFAEVAADKSSFRRMSVLFDQHADYPSPGFTQQHGDRFLVHNPPPSPLTTAELDEISDLEFAGDAHPYYKTGEIRALATIKQSITTHRGCIGQCNFCAIAVHQGRQIVSRSPQSIMAEAARISQRPGFNGIIYDVGGPTANMYGLSCRKGWACPDKHCLMPRICPQLRFGHQAQIAILRLLLGLPGIKKVFVASGIRPDLVTADEENGRRYIAQIARHHVSGQIKLAPEHSEPAVLKLMNKPPPESLLRFKDAFDSICATAGQDYYMTYYLMAAHPGCTMDHMQRLKSFLSAGLKTTPEQVQIFTPTPATISTAMYYCETDMAGKKLFCEKNLPAMQKQKDLIRWRHL